A genomic segment from Drosophila miranda strain MSH22 chromosome 3, D.miranda_PacBio2.1, whole genome shotgun sequence encodes:
- the LOC108157969 gene encoding putative gustatory receptor 59b: MGILLIQDIFQLFAVLIGLTSYRLVDDRFIQTRIAKAYTLILNVITVTMLPVALMSMVNYFYVAVWLPRFMWITPFVLYAVNYVVIVQTLISRCHRDSILMELHHLVVKLNREMGRAEKKMNSKLRRLFYIKTLTTSYLSLCYVLGTFLLSDELTFSMMLSAFLINNGYNILIATTHFYFVSFWQVARGYDFVNQQLEELISTRSPLTSGYAEELRSLWSLHASLSQTAHKINRIYGRQMLASRFDYITFTVINGYLGLMYSSREPINLFEKCYEGLLYLIRTVDFFMTDYICDMVAQYQSMPKHTASEGVMSKEVLQSTHLDHLETTS; this comes from the coding sequence ATGGGGATACTCTTGATTCAGGACATCTTCCAATTGTTCGCCGTTCTCATCGGTTTGACCTCATACAGGCTGGTCGATGATAGATTTATTCAAACACGAATAGCCAAGGCTTACACTCTGATCCTCAACGTCATCACTGTGACAATGCTGCCGGTGGCTCTTATGTCGATGGTTAACTATTTTTACGTGGCTGTTTGGCTGCCGCGATTCATGTGGATAACTCCTTTCGTCCTTTATGCGGTGAACTACGTGGTCATTGTCCAAACACTGATCTCGCGCTGTCATCGGGACAGCATACTGATGGAGCTACACCATTTGGTTGTGAAATTGAACCGCGAGATGGGCCGAGCTGAAAAGAAGATGAACTCGAAGCTTCGGAGGCTCTTCTATATAAAGACCTTGACTACGTCGTATCTGAGTCTGTGCTATGTTCTGGGAACATTCCTACTCAGCGACGAACTCACTTTTTCCATGATGCTCAGCGCCTTTCTAATTAACAATGGATACAACATCTTGATTGCCACAACACACTTCTACTTTGTGTCGTTCTGGCAAGTTGCTCGAGGATATGATTTCGTGAACCAGCAACTGGAGGAGCTCATCTCCACACGCTCGCCGCTAACATCTGGTTACGCTGAGGAGCTGCGAAGTCTATGGTCTCTTCACGCCAGCCTCAGCCAGACAGCGCACAAAATAAACAGGATCTATGGTCGCCAGATGTTAGCCTCCCGTTTCGACTATATTACATTCACTGTCATCAATGGCTACCTTGGTCTGATGTACTCGAGCAGGGAACCCATTAATTTATTTGAAAAATGTTATGAAGGTCTTCTCTATTTGATACGGACGGTGGACTTTTTCATGACCGACTATATATGCGATATGGTGGCTCAGTACCAGAGCATGCCGAAGCACACCGCTAGCGAGGGCGTCATGTCCAAAGAGGTACTTCAAAGCACTCATCTAGACCACCTAGAAACTACCTCCTAA